From Panicum hallii strain FIL2 chromosome 2, PHallii_v3.1, whole genome shotgun sequence, a single genomic window includes:
- the LOC112883565 gene encoding uncharacterized protein LOC112883565 isoform X1, translating into MMDEGPADLRELVRLPDVLVVCSSRGWTDEKHMLYLQLLEETFVSQLHDSERSLKGLFNLSPRYCGRVKSAKQIVKYAKPDQGFCGIVDADKVNTSMKVELVDSPSCGNQQDGKVHSMDDNASTTEPVEEAISQARATNSEQCSTCYVGKHRHSPSRSAGRGFLQENYSCIYSEGSDQNFDEETKGIGESRRGCSQKRLKSYKVMRDDQVVLSAKAECQKVGGLIASNKPEDKYNGTSKVDARSLDAEARSPMCKNDGSKG; encoded by the exons GATGTTCTGGTGGTATGCTCATCTAGGGGATGGACAGATGAAAAGCACATGCTCTATCTTCAATTATTGGAAGAAACATTTGTGAGCCAATTACATGACAGTGAACGCAGTTTGAAGGGACTGTTCAATCTCTCTCCAAGATACTGTGGACGTGTGAAGTCAGCTAAGCAAATCGTTAAATATGCCAaacctgatcag GGATTTTGTGGGATAGTTGATGCTGACAAAGTCAACACCAGCATGAAGGTTGAGCTTGTGGACTCACCTTCTTGTGGAAACCAGCAAGATGGAAAAGTCCATTCTATGGATGATAATGCATCAACCACCGAACCTGTAGAAGAAGCCATTTCCCAAGCAAGGGCAACGAACTCTGAACAATGTTCCACATGCTATGTTGGCAAGCACAGACATTCCCCTTCTAGGAGTGCAGGTAGGGG ATTTTTACAAGAGAACTACTCGTGCATTTACTCAGAGGGGTCGGATCAGAACTTTGATGAGGAGACCAAAGGGATTGGAGAATCAAGAAGAGGATGCAGCCAAAAGCGATTGAAATCTTACAAAGTTATGAGGGATGATCAG GTGGTTCTATCCGCGAAGGCAGAATGCCAAAAAGTAGGAGGCCTCATTGCAAGCAACAAACCTGAAGATAAATATAATGGCACATCGAAGGTGGATGCTAGATCACTGGATGCAGAAGCTAGATCTCCCATGTGCAAAAATGATGGATCAAAAGGATAA
- the LOC112883565 gene encoding uncharacterized protein LOC112883565 isoform X2 produces MMDEGPADLRELVRLPDVLVVCSSRGWTDEKHMLYLQLLEETFVSQLHDSERSLKGLFNLSPRYCGRVKSAKQIVKYAKPDQGFCGIVDADKVNTSMKVELVDSPSCGNQQDGKVHSMDDNASTTEPVEEAISQARATNSEQCSTCYVGKHRHSPSRSAEGSDQNFDEETKGIGESRRGCSQKRLKSYKVMRDDQVVLSAKAECQKVGGLIASNKPEDKYNGTSKVDARSLDAEARSPMCKNDGSKG; encoded by the exons GATGTTCTGGTGGTATGCTCATCTAGGGGATGGACAGATGAAAAGCACATGCTCTATCTTCAATTATTGGAAGAAACATTTGTGAGCCAATTACATGACAGTGAACGCAGTTTGAAGGGACTGTTCAATCTCTCTCCAAGATACTGTGGACGTGTGAAGTCAGCTAAGCAAATCGTTAAATATGCCAaacctgatcag GGATTTTGTGGGATAGTTGATGCTGACAAAGTCAACACCAGCATGAAGGTTGAGCTTGTGGACTCACCTTCTTGTGGAAACCAGCAAGATGGAAAAGTCCATTCTATGGATGATAATGCATCAACCACCGAACCTGTAGAAGAAGCCATTTCCCAAGCAAGGGCAACGAACTCTGAACAATGTTCCACATGCTATGTTGGCAAGCACAGACATTCCCCTTCTAGGAGTGCAG AGGGGTCGGATCAGAACTTTGATGAGGAGACCAAAGGGATTGGAGAATCAAGAAGAGGATGCAGCCAAAAGCGATTGAAATCTTACAAAGTTATGAGGGATGATCAG GTGGTTCTATCCGCGAAGGCAGAATGCCAAAAAGTAGGAGGCCTCATTGCAAGCAACAAACCTGAAGATAAATATAATGGCACATCGAAGGTGGATGCTAGATCACTGGATGCAGAAGCTAGATCTCCCATGTGCAAAAATGATGGATCAAAAGGATAA